A genome region from Alkalimarinus coralli includes the following:
- a CDS encoding amino acid deaminase/aldolase — translation MNYQSYKQSLQGQTLPLAYVNLDYLELNANAILQRAGGMPVRVVSKSLRSVDIIKKLLGHSSLFQGVMCFHPDEAVFLAEQGLDDLLVAYPSMQAEAITAVCEATRSGKRIVLMVDSAAHVELIASIAEKVGVMQPVCMEIDMSTRFPGVHFGVRRSPISTPAQAVELYRTIAKKGAVKLEGVMGYEGQIAGVGDQVPGKELQNRAIPWLKRISIPLLTRRRGAVVEALQDAGAKLRFVNGGGTGSIDSTREDPSVTELAVGSGFFSPHLFDYYSDFQYLPAAGFALEVSRLPGSGYATCSGGGYIASGGVGVEKSPKPYLPEGFVLDENEGAGEVQTPLKRSSDKKYKNVTNALSHGDPVLFRHCKAGELCERFNELVLIKNGEVVDKCLTYRGQGKSFI, via the coding sequence ATGAACTACCAGAGTTATAAACAAAGCTTACAGGGTCAAACGCTGCCGTTGGCGTACGTTAATCTTGATTACCTTGAGCTGAACGCCAACGCGATACTGCAGCGAGCAGGTGGTATGCCTGTGCGAGTGGTTTCAAAGTCGCTGCGCAGTGTTGATATTATCAAAAAGCTGTTGGGCCATTCGTCTCTATTTCAGGGGGTGATGTGTTTTCACCCCGATGAGGCGGTGTTTTTGGCTGAGCAAGGCCTGGATGACCTGCTGGTGGCATACCCATCGATGCAGGCTGAAGCCATCACCGCGGTTTGTGAGGCTACGCGGTCAGGCAAGCGTATTGTTTTGATGGTGGATTCAGCCGCGCATGTTGAGCTGATTGCCAGCATCGCGGAAAAAGTAGGCGTTATGCAGCCTGTCTGTATGGAAATAGATATGTCTACTCGTTTCCCCGGTGTTCATTTTGGCGTACGCCGGTCACCGATCAGCACGCCAGCACAGGCCGTTGAGCTGTACCGAACCATTGCCAAAAAGGGGGCCGTTAAACTTGAGGGGGTAATGGGCTATGAAGGGCAGATAGCGGGCGTGGGTGACCAAGTCCCTGGCAAAGAGCTTCAGAATAGAGCGATACCGTGGCTAAAGCGCATATCAATACCCCTGTTGACCCGGCGCAGAGGGGCCGTGGTAGAGGCGTTGCAAGATGCCGGAGCCAAGTTGAGATTTGTCAATGGTGGAGGCACAGGCAGCATCGATTCCACCCGTGAAGACCCATCTGTTACCGAGCTGGCGGTAGGTTCTGGTTTTTTCAGCCCTCATCTGTTTGATTATTACTCTGACTTTCAATACTTGCCAGCAGCAGGGTTTGCGCTGGAAGTGTCTCGGCTACCGGGCAGTGGTTATGCCACATGTAGCGGAGGAGGCTATATTGCCTCTGGAGGTGTGGGGGTTGAAAAATCACCCAAACCTTATTTGCCAGAGGGCTTTGTGTTGGATGAAAACGAAGGGGCCGGAGAGGTTCAGACCCCGTTAAAAAGGTCTTCTGATAAAAAATACAAGAATGTAACAAATGCACTGTCTCATGGCGACCCGGTGTTGTTTAGGCATTGCAAAGCGGGCGAGCTCTGTGAGCGTTTTAATGAGTTGGTTTTAATTAAGAATGGTGAAGTGGTTGATAAATGCCTGACCTATCGAGGCCAGGGAAAATCATTTATCTAA